The Desulfuromonas versatilis genome has a segment encoding these proteins:
- the hisIE gene encoding bifunctional phosphoribosyl-AMP cyclohydrolase/phosphoribosyl-ATP diphosphatase HisIE, translating to MSLTQQLRFDRDGLIPAIARDAEGEVLMMAFMNAEAVDKTLATGKVHYYSRSRRKLWMKGESSGHVQRLIDIRFDCDADCLLLTVDQQGTACHTGHRTCFYRKWERGAVRVEGEKEVDATAIYARKDILDALYHVIQERRQNPTEKSYVASLFAKGLDKILGKIGEEATETAVAGKGGDPEQVVYEAADLFFHTLVLLGYYDLPPERVYDELRRRFGLSGIEEKESRSK from the coding sequence ATGTCTCTTACCCAACAGTTGAGATTCGACAGGGACGGCCTGATCCCGGCCATCGCCCGCGACGCCGAGGGCGAGGTGCTGATGATGGCCTTCATGAACGCCGAGGCGGTGGACAAAACCCTGGCCACCGGCAAGGTCCATTACTACTCCCGCTCCCGGCGCAAGCTGTGGATGAAGGGGGAGAGCTCCGGGCACGTGCAGCGGCTCATCGACATCCGCTTCGACTGCGATGCCGACTGCCTGCTGCTGACCGTCGACCAGCAGGGCACCGCCTGCCACACCGGCCATCGCACCTGCTTCTACCGCAAGTGGGAACGCGGGGCGGTGCGCGTCGAGGGGGAGAAGGAGGTGGACGCCACCGCCATCTACGCCCGCAAGGACATCCTCGATGCGCTCTACCACGTCATCCAGGAGCGGCGCCAGAACCCCACGGAAAAGTCCTACGTCGCCTCCCTGTTCGCCAAGGGGCTCGACAAGATCCTCGGCAAGATCGGCGAGGAGGCCACCGAGACCGCCGTCGCCGGCAAGGGTGGAGACCCGGAGCAGGTGGTCTACGAGGCCGCCGACCTGTTTTTCCACACCCTGGTGCTGCTCGGCTACTACGACCTGCCCCCCGAGCGGGTCTACGACGAGCTGCGGCGACGTTTCGGGCTCTCCGGCATCGAGGAAAAGGAAAGTCGGTCTAAATGA
- the hisA gene encoding 1-(5-phosphoribosyl)-5-[(5-phosphoribosylamino)methylideneamino]imidazole-4-carboxamide isomerase encodes MIILPAIDLKNGRCVRLEQGLMEKDTVYHDDPAAQARIWQEQGGELLHIVDLDGAFAGVPKNREAIKAIVEAIDIPSELGGGIRDLATIEAYLELGVDRVILGTVAKENPGLVEEACRKFPGRIVVGIDAKDGLVAVRGWADVTEKRASEMAREMEGFGVEAIIYTDIARDGMMQGPNIEATRQLAESINIPVIASGGVSSLRDIENLLAIESSGVVGVITGKAIYTGALDLREAVALTKKGR; translated from the coding sequence ACGGTCTACCACGACGACCCCGCCGCCCAGGCGCGCATCTGGCAGGAGCAGGGGGGCGAGCTGCTGCATATCGTTGATCTCGACGGCGCCTTCGCCGGGGTGCCGAAAAACCGCGAGGCGATCAAGGCGATCGTCGAGGCCATCGACATCCCCTCCGAACTGGGCGGCGGCATCCGCGACCTGGCCACCATCGAGGCCTATCTCGAGCTCGGCGTCGACCGGGTGATCCTCGGCACCGTGGCCAAGGAGAACCCCGGGCTGGTCGAGGAGGCCTGCAGGAAATTTCCGGGGCGCATCGTCGTCGGCATCGACGCCAAGGACGGCCTGGTGGCGGTGCGCGGCTGGGCCGACGTCACCGAGAAGCGCGCCAGCGAAATGGCCCGCGAGATGGAAGGATTCGGCGTCGAGGCGATCATCTACACAGACATCGCCCGCGACGGCATGATGCAGGGGCCCAACATCGAGGCGACCCGCCAACTCGCCGAATCGATCAACATCCCGGTCATCGCCTCGGGCGGTGTCTCCAGCCTCAGGGACATCGAAAACCTGCTGGCCATCGAAAGCTCCGGGGTGGTCGGGGTGATCACCGGCAAGGCCATCTACACCGGTGCGCTGGATCTGCGCGAGGCCGTGGCGCTGACCAAAAAGGGCCGGTAG
- a CDS encoding endonuclease MutS2 has protein sequence MIEETLRVLEYDKIKQLLAGFTVTVPGRMLVEALAPLPAAEQVAESLAQITEMCALIGQQGSPPVGGSSDLRELLRHLRAEGTWLQPEALLEVLASAEAAHQCRGYFGGRERAPRLGALAEGLDGLKELRRAVRESIGARGEILDGASFELGEIRQRLLQLRARIKRSLEALLNSERLAGAFQDRIITERGGRYVVPVRADHRGQVKGFIHDESASGQTLYVEPVSVLEWNNELQTQLREEKREEERILRRLSGQVRVEAEPLAGNQRILGRLDFVAAAARFSLASDGVAPRLVEQPLVELKAARHPLLLFNADGTARQGEAIPVDLLLGEGIDTLVISGPNTGGKTVALKTLGLLTLLVRSGLHIPCHPDSRVGRFARVFADIGDEQSIEENLSTFSGHLTRIGRILREADGESLVLLDEAGTGTDPAEGGALAMAVLDSLRARGARTVVTTHLNLVKGYAHLQARVENAAVEFDSQTLAPTYRLHYGIPGASSAFTIARRLGLPEEVLARAEGYLGSDQREGLEVLERLNRLSRELEADRAEAATLRERARQERDKRKRLLEEFEEQKRGILAKATRRGEQLVREAEGKIKELLRQAREGVEVQQQARMVGELREVGESLAEKRPEPRRQGQVPRETRVGEILRITSLGTEGEVVRVQGSEVELSVLGKKLRLPLEQLEQFRPRRFAGKRPAGRVRSSVERGGFNPRLLLIGKRAEEALLLLDRFLDDALLANQRQVEVVHGAGEGILRKAVREYLAGHREVRAFHAADVAQGGDNVTVVELRGA, from the coding sequence ATGATCGAGGAAACCCTCCGGGTCCTGGAGTACGACAAGATCAAGCAGCTGCTGGCCGGATTCACCGTCACGGTCCCCGGCCGCATGCTGGTCGAGGCGCTTGCGCCCCTGCCGGCTGCCGAGCAGGTGGCCGAGTCGCTGGCACAGATCACCGAGATGTGCGCGCTGATCGGCCAGCAGGGCAGTCCGCCCGTCGGCGGCAGCAGCGACCTGCGCGAGCTGCTGCGCCACCTGCGCGCCGAGGGGACCTGGCTGCAGCCCGAGGCGCTGCTCGAGGTGCTCGCCAGTGCCGAGGCCGCCCACCAGTGCCGCGGTTATTTCGGCGGCCGCGAGCGGGCGCCGCGCCTCGGCGCCCTGGCCGAGGGGTTGGACGGGCTCAAGGAGCTGCGCCGGGCGGTTCGCGAGAGCATCGGCGCCCGCGGCGAGATCCTCGACGGGGCCTCTTTCGAGCTGGGCGAGATCCGCCAGCGGCTGCTGCAGCTGCGCGCGCGGATCAAGCGCTCCCTCGAGGCGCTGCTCAACTCGGAGCGGCTGGCCGGCGCCTTCCAGGACCGGATCATCACCGAGCGCGGCGGGCGCTACGTGGTGCCGGTGCGGGCCGACCACCGTGGCCAGGTCAAGGGCTTCATCCACGACGAATCGGCCAGCGGCCAGACCCTCTACGTCGAGCCGGTCTCGGTGCTGGAGTGGAACAACGAGTTGCAGACCCAGCTGCGCGAGGAGAAGCGGGAGGAAGAGCGCATCCTGCGCCGGCTCTCCGGGCAGGTGCGGGTCGAAGCCGAGCCCCTGGCCGGCAACCAACGGATTCTCGGCCGCCTCGATTTCGTCGCCGCCGCGGCCCGCTTCAGCCTGGCCAGCGACGGCGTCGCGCCGCGCCTGGTGGAACAGCCGCTGGTGGAGCTCAAGGCCGCCCGTCATCCGCTGCTGCTGTTCAACGCCGACGGCACGGCCCGCCAGGGCGAGGCGATTCCCGTCGATTTGCTGCTCGGCGAAGGGATCGACACCCTGGTGATCAGCGGCCCCAACACCGGCGGCAAGACCGTGGCCCTCAAGACCCTGGGGCTGCTGACCCTGCTGGTGCGCTCGGGATTGCACATCCCCTGTCACCCCGACAGCCGGGTGGGGCGCTTCGCCCGGGTGTTCGCCGACATCGGCGACGAGCAGAGCATCGAGGAGAACCTGTCGACCTTTTCGGGGCACCTGACCCGCATCGGGCGGATCCTGCGCGAGGCCGACGGCGAGTCGTTGGTGCTGCTCGACGAGGCCGGCACCGGCACCGACCCCGCCGAGGGGGGGGCGCTGGCCATGGCCGTGCTCGACAGCCTGCGGGCCCGGGGGGCGCGTACCGTGGTGACCACCCACCTCAACCTGGTTAAGGGCTACGCCCACCTGCAGGCCCGGGTGGAAAACGCTGCCGTCGAGTTCGACAGCCAGACCCTGGCGCCGACCTACCGGCTGCACTACGGTATTCCCGGGGCGAGCAGCGCCTTCACCATCGCCCGCCGCCTGGGGCTGCCCGAAGAGGTGCTGGCCCGTGCCGAGGGGTATCTGGGCAGCGACCAGCGCGAGGGGCTCGAAGTGCTCGAGCGGCTCAACCGCCTCAGCCGCGAGCTGGAGGCCGACCGGGCCGAGGCCGCGACCCTGCGCGAGCGAGCCCGCCAGGAGCGCGACAAGCGCAAGCGCCTGCTTGAGGAGTTTGAGGAGCAAAAAAGGGGCATCCTCGCCAAGGCGACCCGCCGCGGCGAGCAGCTGGTGCGCGAGGCGGAAGGCAAGATCAAGGAGCTGCTGCGCCAGGCCCGCGAGGGCGTCGAGGTGCAGCAGCAGGCGCGCATGGTCGGCGAGCTGCGCGAGGTCGGCGAGAGCCTGGCCGAAAAGCGCCCCGAGCCGCGCCGCCAGGGGCAGGTGCCCCGGGAAACCCGGGTCGGGGAAATTCTGCGCATCACCTCGCTGGGGACCGAGGGGGAGGTGGTGCGGGTTCAGGGGAGCGAGGTGGAGCTCTCGGTGCTTGGCAAGAAGCTGCGCCTGCCCCTGGAGCAGCTCGAGCAATTCAGGCCGCGGCGATTCGCCGGCAAGCGCCCCGCCGGGCGGGTGCGCAGCTCGGTGGAGCGCGGCGGCTTCAACCCGCGGCTGCTGCTGATCGGCAAGCGCGCCGAGGAGGCGTTGCTGCTGCTCGACCGATTTCTCGATGACGCGCTGCTCGCCAACCAGCGCCAGGTCGAGGTGGTGCACGGCGCCGGCGAGGGGATCCTGCGCAAGGCGGTGCGCGAGTACCTGGCAGGCCACCGCGAGGTCAGGGCGTTTCACGCCGCCGACGTGGCCCAGGGCGGGGACAACGTCACCGTGGTCGAGTTGAGGGGGGCATGA
- the hisF gene encoding imidazole glycerol phosphate synthase subunit HisF, translating into MLTKRIIPCLDVKDGRVVKGVQFLELRDAGDPVEAAEAYDAQGADELTFLDITASSDKRGIILDVVARTAERVFMPLTVGGGVREIADIRNLLNAGADKVSINTAAVHRPEFVREAAERFGSQCIVVAIDARRVPGSDPQAWEVYTHGGRNPTGIDVVEWAVRMEQYGAGEVLLTSMDKDGTKDGYDIALTRAISDRVEIPVIASGGVGNLEHIREGLVEGGADAALAASIFHFREHTIHECKEYLQRHGVAVRL; encoded by the coding sequence ATGCTGACCAAACGCATCATACCCTGCCTCGACGTCAAGGACGGCCGCGTCGTCAAGGGGGTCCAGTTCCTCGAGCTGCGCGACGCCGGCGACCCGGTGGAGGCGGCCGAGGCCTACGACGCCCAGGGCGCCGACGAGCTGACCTTTCTCGACATCACCGCTTCCAGCGACAAGCGCGGCATCATCCTCGACGTGGTCGCCCGCACCGCCGAGCGGGTCTTCATGCCCCTGACCGTGGGCGGCGGGGTGCGCGAGATCGCCGACATCCGCAACCTGCTCAACGCCGGCGCCGACAAGGTCTCGATCAACACCGCGGCGGTGCACCGCCCTGAGTTCGTCCGCGAGGCGGCCGAGCGCTTCGGTTCCCAGTGCATCGTGGTGGCCATCGACGCCCGCCGCGTGCCCGGCTCCGACCCGCAGGCCTGGGAGGTCTACACCCATGGCGGGCGTAACCCCACCGGCATCGACGTGGTCGAGTGGGCGGTGCGCATGGAGCAGTACGGCGCCGGCGAGGTCCTGCTGACCTCCATGGACAAGGACGGCACCAAGGACGGCTACGACATCGCCCTGACCCGCGCCATCAGCGACCGGGTGGAGATCCCGGTGATCGCCTCGGGCGGCGTCGGCAACCTGGAACATATCCGCGAAGGTCTGGTCGAAGGAGGTGCCGACGCGGCGCTGGCGGCCAGCATCTTCCACTTCCGCGAGCACACCATCCACGAGTGCAAGGAATACCTGCAGCGGCACGGCGTGGCGGTCAGGCTTTAG
- a CDS encoding CvpA family protein, with the protein MNFVDIAILVILGGFIIKGLLRGLLKEVCSLAGLLVGAFLAFRYHAPLAELMVGSFGLPARLCVIGAFLALFLATVMFFGVLGYLLSRFVKLIFLGGLNRVAGGFFGLVQGGVLLAVVLFGLSLANLPSAMQRSLKEAELAPPFVELGEAVFQGSGRAFAEQPEGTGI; encoded by the coding sequence ATGAATTTCGTGGACATCGCCATCCTGGTGATCCTGGGGGGCTTCATCATCAAGGGGCTGCTGCGCGGCCTGCTCAAGGAGGTCTGTTCCCTGGCCGGCCTGCTGGTGGGGGCGTTTCTCGCCTTTCGCTACCATGCCCCGCTGGCCGAGCTGATGGTCGGCAGCTTCGGCCTGCCGGCCCGGCTCTGCGTGATCGGCGCCTTTTTGGCGCTGTTTCTGGCCACGGTGATGTTCTTCGGGGTGCTGGGCTACCTGCTGTCGCGTTTCGTCAAGCTGATCTTTCTCGGTGGCCTCAACCGGGTGGCTGGCGGCTTCTTCGGCCTGGTGCAGGGGGGCGTGCTGCTGGCCGTGGTGCTTTTCGGCCTCTCCCTGGCCAATCTGCCCAGCGCCATGCAGCGCTCGCTGAAGGAAGCGGAACTGGCGCCGCCCTTTGTCGAGCTGGGCGAGGCGGTGTTCCAGGGCAGCGGCCGGGCGTTTGCCGAACAGCCTGAAGGTACCGGAATCTAG
- a CDS encoding GatB/YqeY domain-containing protein: protein MSIQNDLLAAMKEAMKAKESDRLNVIRLMRTAIKNREIDARRELDDQEVIGVLSTLVKQRREAAQVYRDNQRPDLAEKEEAELAIVQEFLPSQLGEEEIRQLIEEAIAETGASSMRDMGKVMKIVSAKTVGRADGRVVSELVKARLA from the coding sequence ATGAGTATTCAGAACGACCTGCTGGCGGCGATGAAAGAGGCCATGAAGGCCAAGGAGAGCGACCGGCTCAACGTCATCCGCCTGATGCGCACCGCCATCAAGAACCGCGAGATCGATGCACGCCGGGAGCTGGACGATCAGGAAGTGATCGGCGTGCTCTCCACCCTGGTCAAGCAGCGCCGCGAGGCGGCCCAGGTCTACCGCGACAACCAGCGGCCCGACCTGGCCGAGAAGGAAGAGGCTGAACTGGCCATCGTCCAGGAGTTTCTGCCGAGCCAGCTCGGCGAAGAGGAAATCAGGCAGCTCATCGAGGAGGCGATCGCCGAGACCGGCGCCTCTTCCATGCGCGACATGGGCAAGGTGATGAAGATCGTCTCCGCCAAGACCGTCGGCCGCGCCGATGGCCGGGTGGTCAGCGAGTTGGTCAAGGCGCGCCTGGCCTGA